Part of the Paludisphaera borealis genome, AGCGTAACACCTGACTCGTCAGGAAGCGCCGCCGCCGGACGTGGAGCCCGGCCCGTGCTCGGCGGACGGTTTGGAGTTCTTGGAAGCCGACTTCGTGGACGGGGTCGTGCGCTTGCGAACGCCTCGCGACGAGGTCTTGTTCGAGGTCGTGGGTTTCACGGGCTCCGAGTCGAGCTTGAGCGAGAGCGAGTTGGTGCAGTATCGGAGACCGGTCGGCGGCGGGCCGTCTTGAAACACGTGCCCGATATGCGCCCCACAGCGAGCACATGTCACTTCGACCCGGGGCTCGATCTCGCTCTGGTCCAGGGTCTCGTCGAGCGCCTTGGCCGTGATCGGCCGCCAGAAGCTGGGCCAGCCGGTCCCGGACTCGAACTTGTGGCGGGAGTCGAACAGCTTGGCCCCGCAGCAGACGCAAAGGAACGTCCCCTTGGGGTGGCCGTGCGCGTACTTGCCCGAGAAGGCCGGCTCGGTCGCCTTCATCCGGGTCACCATGTATTGCTCATACGTCAGAAGCTTGCGCCATTCCTCGTCGGTCTTGTAAACGTGCTCAGGCTCCGCCTCGGCCGACTCCTTGGCGTCCGACGACTTGGAGTCCGCTTTCTTGGAGTCGGAACGGCCTTTGTCGTCGTTCGCGGAGGCTTTCGGCTTGTCGGTCGGTTCAGCGTCCTGGGCGACGGCGAGGGCGGGATGGAACCACGTCGCGAGCCCGCAGGCGAGGGCGACGAGGGCGAACCTCATGGATCGGGACATGGTCATGTTCAGATTCATGGTCATGGCACCCGTGGCTGGAGGAGGGAGAGGCTGGAACGCCTCGCGGCCAAGGCTTAGCCAGGCCGGGAAGCGTCTTCGAGGGTCGATTCACGAGCCGACGTCTTGGGGGCGTCGCTCGGCTTGATCTTGCGAGGCGAAGGCTGGATTTCGGTTTTCTTGGCTGCGAAGGCCGCCTCGACCAGCGCGGCCGTGGCGCCGCCGGGGAAACCTTCAACTACGACGACGTCGGGTCCCCGGCGCTCGACCACGCGGCAAACGTCGTCCACGCACCGCCAGAGCGAGTCGGGGATGCGGCTCGGCTGGAACGAATCCTTACCCATCCGGGCCGTCTGGTAGCGAACGTACGATTGGGCGAACTCGCGGGCCTCGTCGTCGGCGTCCCAGGTGGTGAACCAGACGAGGCCGAGCTTCTTGCCCGGCCCCTCGAACACCGCGTAGCGGTCGCCGTCCCAGCCGGCGGCCGCCGCCGAGCCCTTCTGTTTGCGAAGCAGGATCGCTGTTTGCAGCTCGCCAAGCACGTTGCGGCCCAGCTCCTTCCAGCCGTCGCCAGGCTTGAGCGCGCCCAGGTCGATCTCGGTCGGCAGGTCGGGGTGCTTGCGGAACTTCGAAGGGTGGAGGATCTGCTCGGTCGACAGCGGCGGGTTCTTGTACGCGTCGTCGATCGCCTCCCAGCCGCCGCTGTTCGCCAGGTGGGCGCAGAAGACCATGCCGCGGAGGTACGGGAACATCATCGATTCGACGATGACCGGAGGAGCGTCGCGGAGCGATTTGCCGCCTCCCAGCATGGGGAGGAACGGGGTCATCATGCTGATCCCGCGATCGAGGCCGTCGGCCGGCATTTTCACGATCTCGGTGCCGTCCCAGTCGTCCATGCCCACGCCCATCATGGCGAGCGTCGCCTCCCCCTCGATCAAGGCCGAGACGGCCAGCGACCGGTCGTCGTTGTTCTTGGAGTCGTGATGGAGCCCTTCGAGGTCGAAATGCTGGTCGGCCAGGGCGTGCGTCATCTCGTGGGCGATGACGGTCTTGTTCTCGTCCTTATCGAACCCCTGGGTCTTGCCGAACAGCCGGTCGAAGAACGTCGGCGGCTCCTTCTTCTTGGCTTCCGGCTCCTCGATCATGTACATCGTCTTGGTCCGAGGATCGTAGTACGCGGCGATCTCCTCGGAATAGACCTGAACCAAAAGCGCCTTCAAGTCGACAGCGGGGGCGACCATCCCGAACGCCTTGAGCGCTTTCTCATTCGCCTCGAACTCGGCGGGAGTCATGTCCTCATCGAAGTCCTTGAGAAGCATCGCCTTCAGGTTCTCGCGCTTGGTGACGTCGCGCTTGACTTCATGCTTGAACGGGATTCGCCGGAGTCCGGGAAGGATCTTCTCGAAGGCGGTCTTGTACTGAATCTGCGCATCGCCGGCCTTGCCCTCGTCGGCCAGACGGTCGCCCGTTTTCAACAGTTCGGTCCCCGCCTTGAGTGCGGCCGACGGCTCGTCGGCGACCGCCGAACCCGAAACGATGAGGCCGAGACAGCCGAGCGAAGCCAGATTTACCAGCAGCGATTTCATGATTGTTTGTTTCAATCCCCGTCCCCGTGGGAGGACGAACATTAAGAAAGAGCGTCGGACGACTCGAGTTCGGTAGTTCTTCGCGGTCAATCCAGACAATATTACCGCGCCGGTCGAGAAACCGCGCCGCGAGCGGCCTGCGGCTGGCGGACGCGAGTCGGCGCGGCCGGCGCACCGACGCCCATAGCGGGATTCGACAGCAGCTTCGTCCGGAGCAACTGCTTGGCGGCGGCGACGCGAACTTCGTCCGGGCTGTGCGGGCCGTTTCGGGAGTTGATCGACCGGTGGACGTTATTGGCCAGGTAATCGAGGATGCCGGGCTCGGGCATGCCGAGCGACCGCAGCATGCGGACCTCGATGTCGCGCGAGACCTTGCCGTGATACCGCGACAGAAGACCAAGAACCTGGGCTTTGAGGTCGCTGCTGTACGTGCGGCCGAACTTGTCGCAGAGTTCGTCGATCTCTTGACCGGCCCCCGAACCTCCGGCGGCGACGATCCGCTTCAGCTCCTCGCGGAACAGCGAGCGCTCGCCCTCGACGCGGTCCTGGGCCTCGTTCTCGACCTGGATGCGGGCCAGATCCTTGATCTTCGCCTGCTCGTCCCGCTCGATGCGCTTGGCCTCGGCCTCGGCCTCCAACGACCGCTGCATCTCCTCGGGCGTCGGCGTCGGCGGTGGCGTCTCGACCGGCGCCGCAACGGCGGCGGGCTTCACGTCGTCGGGTTTCACGACGTCTTTCGGCGCGGCGGCCGCCGGTCCCAGGGCGACTTCCTTGGGCGGCTCGATTTTCGGCACGTCCGGCGGCCTGGTGGCACCGATCGCCAGCGACGGAGCGGTTTCCTTGCGAGGCTCGGTCGCGAGCGACGGCGCGACGACGGCGGCGGGAACCTCCGACTTCGCGACCGTCGGTTTCTCCGATTCGGCGTTCAACTGGTCCCAGATCGAAGGCTCCGCCTCGGGGTCGCCGACGGGTTTGGCGACGACCCGCGTGGCGTCGGCGTCCTTGACGATCGGCGTCGGAAACTGGAAGCCCGGCGGCAACGGCTGGCTGTCCAGCGACAAGGCCATCAGCGGCGGCTCCGGCGGCTTGATCTCTTCCGCTTCCGTCTTCGTCGCAACCGCCAACGACGCCGCTTGCGCCCGCGCTTGCTCCTGAAGCTCACGCTGCCGGGGCGCAACGAACAAGTAGTGGTACGCGGCGAACATGCCCAGCGACAGGATCAACGTCGTTGGAAACAACAGAACCGGCGGGATGCCTCGATTCCGGTACTGGATCATCACGACCGGTGGCACCTGGGCCTGGGCCGACGGTTCGGATTCCAGTTCCTCGTCGGGAACAAGCGGGTCGGTCTCCAGATTGAATAGCGGATCTTCGGACATGCCTTCAAGTCTCCGTCGTTCTCTGGATTGCGCCGTTTATGATTGTCGCTGAAAGTCCGGCTCGCCGAACAGCCAATTCTCGATTGATTCCGATTTTCAACCTCCCGCGCCGCCGACGCCCGAGCCTCGCTCGGTCTGGGCTCGCGGGTCGAGCAGTCGATCGACCTCGGCCTTCGGCGGGACCCCGCCATGCCGCGCGAGCGTCTCGGCCGACGCGGGAGGCCCCAGCTTTTGCAGAACGGCGTCCACCGCGAGTCCTTCCAGCTCGTGGGCGACCTCGCGGACGGTCCGGCCTTCGTGGTAGGCGGTCTTGGCGATCGCCGACGCGTTATCGTAGCCGATTCGCGGGGCAAGCGCCGTGCACATCGCCAGGCTTTGCTCGACGTGCTCGCGGCAGCGTTCCTCGTCGGCTTCGATGCGGGCGACGCCCTGCGACTTCTGCCCGGAAAGGAAGTCCCTCGCATCGATGCACTTGCGCACGAGGTGGTCGGCCGCGGCTGTCAAAAGCTCGATCGACTCCAGTAAATTGTAGGCCATCACCGGCATCATGACGTTGAGGTCGAAGTTCGACCCGAGAGCGTTGGCCCAGGCGATGGTCGCGTCGTTGCCGACCACCTGGGCGGCGACCATCATCACGGCCTCGGGGATGACCGGGTTGACCTTGCCGGGCATGATCGAGCTTCCCGGTTGCAGCTCCGGGATACGGATCTCGCCGATCCCGCACCGCGGCCCCGAACCAAGCAATCGAAGATTGTTGGCGATCGACGACAGGCTGACGGCCGTCGACCGAAGCATCGCCGACGCCTCGACGACGGCGTCGCGGCCGGCCATCGCCTCAAAAAAGTTCGCCGCCACGCGGAGGGGCAACCCGGTCTCGCGGCCGAGCGCCTCGACCATCCGCGTTGGGAATTCGACGTGCGTGTTTATCCCCGTCCCGAGTGCCGTGCCGCCGATCGGCAGCTCGCCGAGCGCCTCGGCGGCTCCTTCCAACCGCCGGACGCTGTGCGAAACCTGCGCGGCGTATCCCGAAAACTCCTGTCCCAGCCGGATCGGGACCGCGTCTTGCAGGTGGGTCCGGCCGATCTTGACGACCGAATCGAACGCCTCGGCGCGCTCGGCGAGGGCCTCGCGAAGCCGTTCGAGGGTGGGGATCAGCCGCGTGCGGATCGCCTCGGAGCCGGCCAGATGGATGGCGGTCGGGATCACGTCGTTCGACGACTGGCCCATGTTCACGGCGTCGTTGGGGTGGACCGGCGATCGTCCTCCACGCTGGCCGACGGCCCGCTCGTTGGCGATGCCGGCGATCACCTCGTTGGCGTTCATGTTCGTCGACGTCCCGCTCCCCGTCTGGAAGATCACGAGCGGAAACTGCTCGTCGCGACGGCCGTCGGCGACCTCCTGGGCGGCCGATTGGATCAGCTCGCCGAGCTTCGGGTCGAGCAGCCCCAGCTCGACGTTCACCTTCGCGGCGGACTTCTTGATCAGCCCGAGCGCCCGAAGGAAAGCGCGAGGGAACCGCAGCGTACCGATCTCGAAGTTGCGACGCGCCCGCTCGGTTTGTGCGCCATAGTAGGCTTCGGCCGGCACCGGCATCTCGCCCATCGAGTCGCGTTCGATTCGCGTCTGCGTCATCGGGATCCTCCTCGGATGCTTGAGTACGGTCGCCGCGCGCAAGGGTTCGCAACGGTCTGCGTCGTCTTTCTCGATTGTAAACGAGAACGCCAACGACCGGCGGTCAACCCATGGCGGGAAGCATGGGAGGAAGACGATCGGCGGCCGGCTCATGGCGTTCTTCGGCCTCAGGTTCAAGCACGATCGAGGCCAACGGCCAGAATTCGAGCCGGACCTGGGCGCCCTCGACGACGAGGAATGGGCACGGCGGCGCTTCGGTCCAGGTGCCGGTGTTGATGTAGACGACGCCGTCGTGCTCGGCCGTGAGGGGCAGGTGCGTATGGCCGCAGGTAACATACCGGAAGCCTCGGCCCCGGGCGTAGTCGGTCGCCCGGTGCTCGATCAACTGGCTGTTGCGCTGGAATTTCTTGGTGAGCCGGCGAATCCATCGCGCGGCGCGGTGGGGCATCCACTTCTGGATGAAGTAGAACGCATTGCAGGCGAGGTCGGTGAGCCAGGGGTAGTCGGTGATGATCGTGTCAAACTGGTCGCCATGGAGGATCAGGAGCTGGACCTTGGCGTTGTCGAACACGAACTCGTCGTGGATGTCGACCCCGACGATGTGGCTGACGATGTCGGCCGGGCCGTCGTGATTGCCGCGCACCCAGACGACCCGGACGTCGTTGCGATCGCTGTTGCGGCGGATCTCCTTCAGACAGGCGAAATGCCGCTTGCTCAACCGCTTGAAATTGAGGTCGTCGAAGATGTCGCCGTTGATGACCAGCGTCTGACAGTGATCAAACGCCCAGATCAGGAACTCCTCCAGCAGCCTCGCCTGACAAACCGCGCTGCCGAGATGCAGGTCGCTGATCACGATGCAATCGTAGTGCACGGCTTCGGGGCTGGCGGACGGATTCGAGGCGACCGACATAAGAGACTCCCACCGATCGTTCGCTGGCCGCGGACCTGAGCCGCCGCTGCTACGAGATTACCGGCGATCCTCGCGAATCGTAAAGCAAACCCGCCCGTCTGTCACGGGATACATCGAAACTTCAACCTCGACCACCGACCGGTTCAGACGCCGGCCGACGACCACGCGGCGTAATACGTCATCGCCGGATAATCGCGGACGAAGCCCAGTTCCGCGAGCCGGCCGGCGGCGGGGCTGGCGAGGGTCGGCATGCCGTTGTACGACTCGACCTTGAAAACCCGGCGCTCGGGGGTGACCAGTTCGAGCACCCGGCCGAGCGCCGAGTCGATCTCGTCGGCCGAGGATGACGCCAGGCCGGTCAACCGCTTGCCGTTCGCTTCCAGGATCAAGATCGGCCGACCGCCGCGAACGACCAGGTGATTCCCCGAAGCCCGGCTCAATCGCGCCGTGCCCCCTTCGAGCAGCGGGATGTCGAGCGGGCCCCCCGCGCCGTACAGGTTGGCGGGATCAGCGGCGGAGACGAAGACTTCTTCGTGATCGAGGTTGGCGGCCGAAGCGAGGGCCGCCAGCCGGCCGGCCGCGTCGTCGGTGGCGTACTGGACGCCCGACAACCCCTCGACGAAATACCCTCGGCGGATCTCGCCCCGGAGTTCGAGGCGGGCCAGGTGGGGCAAGAGATCGACCCAGGAGGGCGCCCAGGGGTCGAGCGCGACGACTTCGCGGGCGAGGACGCCGTAACGATCGAACAGGTGGTCGATCCAGGCCATGCGGCGTGCTTCGACGTCCTCGGCGACCGGCTCGATCACCGACCATCGTCCTTCGGGTCGGCCCGGTTGAATCCGTCGCGACCGCGTGCGGCGAAGACCGGAGCGCGGCGAAGCGGCGGCCTCGTTAAGGGCGTCGAGCACGTCGAACGCGCCGGGTCGAAGCGGGTCGAATCGATCGTTGCCGACCGCCCCGCGTCCTAGAAGCGCGCGCAAGGCTCGACGCACCTGGATCGGATCGACGTTCGCCGCGCGGGCCAGGTCGACGGCGAAGCTCGCCCCCCGGCGCTCGAGCGCTTCAAGAACCTGCCGCCCGGATTCGTCCAGCGGCTCGATCTCGCCAGCCTCGGGCCAGCCCCCGGCGAAGTCGCGGGCGACGATCGCCGTCAACGGCTCCTCGCGGCCGGCAAGCGATGCGCGCCAGAACCACGAGCCGCCGGCGAACAACTCGTCGAGCCACGACGGACGATAATCGGCCACGCGGCGCGGGAGCATCTCGGCTTCCCAGAATCCGGACGTCGCGGCGAAGCCCTGAAGCTGGTCGAGCGCCTGTTCAAGCCCTTCGGCCCCCTTGAGCCGTTCGGCTGGGTGGAGATGCTGACGTCGGAGCACGAAGTCGGCGAAGACCTCGGGCCGCACGGCGACGCTCTCGCGGCGGCGGTTGGCCACGGCGAGGCGGTGGATCTCCGTCAGGTTCTCGCGCTCGGCCCAGCGCGGGCCGTCCTCGCCCTCGTCGACCCGGACGACCTCGCGCGACTCCACCCAGCGTTCGAGCAACTCGCGGGCGACCTCGGGGGCGATCGGGTATCGGCCGAGCACGTCGGGCAGGCCGACCAGCGCGTGCGTCCGGAGGAAGCGCCGGACGATCGTCTCGACGCCCTCGAAATCAGGCTCGGCTCGCGCCGGGAAGGCGGTTTCGTAGAGGGTTCGCTCCTCGGCCGAGATCCAACGGCCCGGTTGGTCGGCTCCTGCCAGCTCGATCCAATCCGCCCTGCCTTGCTCGCGCAACTCGTTGGCGAATTGCTCCATGGGGCCGGACAGCTCGGCGGCCGACAGATCGCCGAGCACGCGGAGGGCCTCGCTCATCTCCTCGACCGTCCGGGGCGGAAGCCCGCGCTGGCGGAGCCGGGCTTCGACCCGGCCGACCGCCTGGACGTCGAGCCCGCGACCGGCGTCGAGACTGTGCAACAGGCCGTCCAGCAAGTCTTCGTCGACTGAGGCCAGGGCCGGTTGCGCGGCGTTTCGCCGAGGTTCGTCCCACTCGTAGAGATACGCGGCGGTGAACTGAAAGACCAGCTCCGAGGCGAACGGCGACGGCGTTTCGCCGCTCCGCTTCTCGACCCGGATCGAACCATCCGCGACCGAATCGAGGAATTCGCGGAGCCTGGGCATTTCGAGGTCGTCGTTCAGGCACTCGCGGAACGTCTCGACGACGATCGGGAAGTCGGGGAACTTGCCGACGACCTGGAGCAGATCCTTCGCCCGCAGCCGCTGGAGCCAGAGCGGCGTCCGCTTGGCGGGGTCGGGGCGCGGCATCAGCAAGGCCCGGCCGGCGTTCTGGCGGAACCGCAAGCCGAAGAGCGCCGTGTCGGGCAAGACCCGACGCACCAGACGCTCGGCCTCGGCCCCGTTGAGGCCGTCGAGGAGGTCGAGCGGCGGCTCGTCCGTCTGAGGCAGGCGGAACAGCAGGCCGTCGTCGCCGTGGAGGCACGAGGCCGTCACGCCGTACCGCTCCTGGATCACCCCCAAAAGCGCGAGTTTCAGCCCCTGATGCATCCGGCCGAACGGCGAGAGTACGGCCAACGCCAGCTCGCCCGCCGGGTCGCGAAAGCTCTCGACGAGCACCGTGCGATCGTCGGGAACGACGCCCGCGAGTCGCTTCTGCCGCTCGACGTGGCGGATCAAGAACCGAGCCGCTGGAGGCTCCAGCCGACATTCGGCTTCGAGCCAGGCGGGCAATGACGGGTCGTCGAGCCGCGCGACGATCTCCCGCGTGAGCTTGCCGACGGCCCCGCCGAGTTGCAACGAACGCGGGCTGGTCTCCCCGCGCCAGAACGGCATGACGGCCTGCTGGCCCTGGGCGGGGCTGACGATCATCCGGTGGACGTCGATCGAGTCGATCCGCCACGTGCTGTTGCCCAGCATGAAGCTCTCGCCGACCCGTCGCTCGAAAACGAACTCCTCGTCCAGCTCGCCGAGTCGCGGCCCTCCCTCGCCCAGATAGACCGGGTAATGCCCGAGGTCGGGGATCGTGCCGCCGCCGACGAGGGCCAATCGCGCCGAGCCCGGCAGCGAGGCCAGGCGGTTGTGGACGCGGTCCCAGACGATCCGGGCGCGGAGGTCGCGCAACGAGCCGGTCGGATACCGCCCCGAGACCAGCAGCAGCACCCGCTCAAAGGCGTCGGCCGAGAGGTCGCTGAAGGGATAGGCCCGACGGATCAGGTCGAAGAGCGCGGGGGCGTCCCAGGCGTCCATCGCCACGCAGGCGACGACTTGCTGAGCCAAAACGTCGAGGCAGTTGCGTGGAACGTGCAGCGGCTCGATGTCGCCGGCGAGCATCGCTCGGGCCAGCGCGGCGGTCTCCAGCAGGTCAGCGGGCGTCTTGGCAATGAACCGCCCCTTGCTCGTCCCTCCCACCAGGTGGCCGGAACGTCCCACCCGCTGGAGCCCGCGCGCGACGTTTCCCGGCGATTCCACCTGGCAGACGAGGTCAACCTCGCCCATGTCGATGCCCAGCTCCAGCGACGCCGTGGTGACGACCGCCCGGAGGTCGGCGTTCTTGAGCATCTCCTCGGTCGCCCGCCGCTCGTCGAGGCTGAGGCTGCCATGGTGCGCCCGAAACGCGGCGGCCGGCGGCTCGTCGGCGACCGCGCTCTCGATGTTCCGCTCGACCAGCTCGTTGAGCTTGGCCGTCAGTTTCTCGACCGTCCGCCGGCTGTTGGCGAAGACGATCGTCGAGCGATGACTCTCGACCAGCCCCAGGATGCGGTCCTCGATCGCCGGCCAGATCGTGCCCGGGCCGCCGAGCACCGGCGCTGGCCCGCCGCTCGGCCAGATCACTTGCAAGTCGATCGCTTTCCGGCCGCTGGCGTCGATGATCGTCACGGGCCGATCGCCGCCGAGGTAGCGGGCGACCTCGTCGAGCGGCTTCTGCGTCGCCGACAGGCCGATCCGCACGAACGGGCGCGCGCCGAGGGCTTCGAGGCGTTCGAGAAGCAACGCCAGAAAGACCCCCCGCTTGTTGC contains:
- the msrB gene encoding peptide-methionine (R)-S-oxide reductase MsrB, whose translation is MNLNMTMSRSMRFALVALACGLATWFHPALAVAQDAEPTDKPKASANDDKGRSDSKKADSKSSDAKESAEAEPEHVYKTDEEWRKLLTYEQYMVTRMKATEPAFSGKYAHGHPKGTFLCVCCGAKLFDSRHKFESGTGWPSFWRPITAKALDETLDQSEIEPRVEVTCARCGAHIGHVFQDGPPPTGLRYCTNSLSLKLDSEPVKPTTSNKTSSRGVRKRTTPSTKSASKNSKPSAEHGPGSTSGGGAS
- a CDS encoding class II fumarate hydratase, whose amino-acid sequence is MTQTRIERDSMGEMPVPAEAYYGAQTERARRNFEIGTLRFPRAFLRALGLIKKSAAKVNVELGLLDPKLGELIQSAAQEVADGRRDEQFPLVIFQTGSGTSTNMNANEVIAGIANERAVGQRGGRSPVHPNDAVNMGQSSNDVIPTAIHLAGSEAIRTRLIPTLERLREALAERAEAFDSVVKIGRTHLQDAVPIRLGQEFSGYAAQVSHSVRRLEGAAEALGELPIGGTALGTGINTHVEFPTRMVEALGRETGLPLRVAANFFEAMAGRDAVVEASAMLRSTAVSLSSIANNLRLLGSGPRCGIGEIRIPELQPGSSIMPGKVNPVIPEAVMMVAAQVVGNDATIAWANALGSNFDLNVMMPVMAYNLLESIELLTAAADHLVRKCIDARDFLSGQKSQGVARIEADEERCREHVEQSLAMCTALAPRIGYDNASAIAKTAYHEGRTVREVAHELEGLAVDAVLQKLGPPASAETLARHGGVPPKAEVDRLLDPRAQTERGSGVGGAGG
- a CDS encoding UDP-2,3-diacylglucosamine diphosphatase: MSVASNPSASPEAVHYDCIVISDLHLGSAVCQARLLEEFLIWAFDHCQTLVINGDIFDDLNFKRLSKRHFACLKEIRRNSDRNDVRVVWVRGNHDGPADIVSHIVGVDIHDEFVFDNAKVQLLILHGDQFDTIITDYPWLTDLACNAFYFIQKWMPHRAARWIRRLTKKFQRNSQLIEHRATDYARGRGFRYVTCGHTHLPLTAEHDGVVYINTGTWTEAPPCPFLVVEGAQVRLEFWPLASIVLEPEAEERHEPAADRLPPMLPAMG
- a CDS encoding DEAD/DEAH box helicase produces the protein MPKGRTTGGKNVRSSDVPGVDALDLFLPPVASWFRSRLGAPTLPQQLGWPAIEAGENTLIVAPTGSGKTLAAFLAGLDLLWRSPHRTAGVQILYISPLKALNEDVRRNLRTPLDGILAESEEVDEPLRPLSVAVRSGDTPAAERARIARKPPEILITTPESLHLMLTCRAREVLRNVSHVIVDEIHAVCGNKRGVFLALLLERLEALGARPFVRIGLSATQKPLDEVARYLGGDRPVTIIDASGRKAIDLQVIWPSGGPAPVLGGPGTIWPAIEDRILGLVESHRSTIVFANSRRTVEKLTAKLNELVERNIESAVADEPPAAAFRAHHGSLSLDERRATEEMLKNADLRAVVTTASLELGIDMGEVDLVCQVESPGNVARGLQRVGRSGHLVGGTSKGRFIAKTPADLLETAALARAMLAGDIEPLHVPRNCLDVLAQQVVACVAMDAWDAPALFDLIRRAYPFSDLSADAFERVLLLVSGRYPTGSLRDLRARIVWDRVHNRLASLPGSARLALVGGGTIPDLGHYPVYLGEGGPRLGELDEEFVFERRVGESFMLGNSTWRIDSIDVHRMIVSPAQGQQAVMPFWRGETSPRSLQLGGAVGKLTREIVARLDDPSLPAWLEAECRLEPPAARFLIRHVERQKRLAGVVPDDRTVLVESFRDPAGELALAVLSPFGRMHQGLKLALLGVIQERYGVTASCLHGDDGLLFRLPQTDEPPLDLLDGLNGAEAERLVRRVLPDTALFGLRFRQNAGRALLMPRPDPAKRTPLWLQRLRAKDLLQVVGKFPDFPIVVETFRECLNDDLEMPRLREFLDSVADGSIRVEKRSGETPSPFASELVFQFTAAYLYEWDEPRRNAAQPALASVDEDLLDGLLHSLDAGRGLDVQAVGRVEARLRQRGLPPRTVEEMSEALRVLGDLSAAELSGPMEQFANELREQGRADWIELAGADQPGRWISAEERTLYETAFPARAEPDFEGVETIVRRFLRTHALVGLPDVLGRYPIAPEVARELLERWVESREVVRVDEGEDGPRWAERENLTEIHRLAVANRRRESVAVRPEVFADFVLRRQHLHPAERLKGAEGLEQALDQLQGFAATSGFWEAEMLPRRVADYRPSWLDELFAGGSWFWRASLAGREEPLTAIVARDFAGGWPEAGEIEPLDESGRQVLEALERRGASFAVDLARAANVDPIQVRRALRALLGRGAVGNDRFDPLRPGAFDVLDALNEAAASPRSGLRRTRSRRIQPGRPEGRWSVIEPVAEDVEARRMAWIDHLFDRYGVLAREVVALDPWAPSWVDLLPHLARLELRGEIRRGYFVEGLSGVQYATDDAAGRLAALASAANLDHEEVFVSAADPANLYGAGGPLDIPLLEGGTARLSRASGNHLVVRGGRPILILEANGKRLTGLASSSADEIDSALGRVLELVTPERRVFKVESYNGMPTLASPAAGRLAELGFVRDYPAMTYYAAWSSAGV